A single genomic interval of Octopus bimaculoides isolate UCB-OBI-ISO-001 chromosome 10, ASM119413v2, whole genome shotgun sequence harbors:
- the LOC106879754 gene encoding uncharacterized protein LOC106879754, which yields MWICPSVIPESQCGFRSSRGTMDMIFSARQLQDKCIEHRIALYQVFVDLTKSFYTVNRTFLWTILGKLGCPPQFVNLSKQLHSDMKARLNFNRSLSEPISIENGVKQGDIAAPTLFPIYFATWTTYQRHIKALERFHQTCLRRILDIKWKSLTLDTVVLQQANTPSIEMILIRSQMRLVGHLARMQDDRLPKQLFYGELQRGKRPRHNPKKRFRDAVESNLKALNVKVEDWEQMTQDRSVWKQMIYNRCKAFEA from the exons ATGTGGATATGCCCCTCTGTCATTCCGGAGAGTCAGTGTGGTTTTAGATCAAGTCGTGGCACAATGGACATGATTTTTTCTGCTCGTCAACTCCAAGATAAATGCATCGAACATCGCATAGCTCTTTACCAGGTATTTGTCGATTTAACAAAATCCTTCTACACTGTCAATAGGACCTTTCTCTGGACCATTCTTGGTAAACTTGGATGTCCACCTCAATTTGTCAACTTGTCTAAGCAACTTCATAGTGATATGAAAGCCCGTCTTAACTTCAATAGGTCACTATCGGAACCAATTTCCATTGAAAACGGAGTTAAACAAGGTGATATTGCTGCTCCAACACTTTTTCCCATATATTTTGCT ACCTGGACAACATATCAGCGCCACATCAAGGCTTTAGAGAGATTCCATCAGACTTGCCTAAGGCGGATACTAGACATCAAATGGAAGTCTTTAACACTAGACACTGTTGTTCTTCAGCAAGCTAACACACCCAGTATTGAAATGATCCTCATACGCAGTCAGATGCGTTTGGTTGGGCACCTTGCTAGGATGCAGGATGACAGGTTGCCAAAGCAGTTGTTTTACGGGGAGTTGCAGCGTGGCAAACGTCCGAGACATAACCCTAAGAAACGTTTTAGGGATGCTGTTGAAAGCAACCTTAAGGCTCTTAATGTGAAAGTTGAAGACTGGGAGCAGATGACGCAAGATCGATcggtttggaaacaaatgatTTACAATAGATGTAAAGCATTTGAAGCTTGA